In one window of Cloacibacillus sp. DNA:
- the leuS gene encoding leucine--tRNA ligase, with translation MPYDFSAIEPKWQKAWADSKIFEVEVDHSKEKFYCLEMFPYPSGALHMGHLRNYSIGDLLARFLRMQGLNVLYPMGFDAFGMPAENAAIKNKTAPSDWTWSNIEHMTQQLKHAGYSYDWRRRVETCNVNYYRWNQWLFLQFYKKGLVYRKHAPVNWCDKCQTVLANEQVVDDGVCWRCGTPVTKRDLDQWFIRITDYAQELVDCLDDLKGWPERVVTMQRNWIGRSEGVHFEMDIADTDLKLEAFTTRIDTIFGVTFVAMAAEHPYVEKFAEMAGGEKAAEMRAFAKRMASRSTIERTAVGTDKEGMDTGFFAVNPVTGEKSPIWIADYILTDYGTGAIMGVPAHDQRDFDFARKYNIPVITVVRPVDEPAPDGATMPAAVAADGVACNSGFLDGLPTEEAIARAAEWFEEHGKGKKEVQFRLRDWLISRQRYWGTPIPMVYCDHCGIVPVPEEQLPVELPLDIEMPANGGNPLAQRPDWYNTTCPVCGGPARRETDTIDTFFCSSWYFDRYTSPWSTDMPFDKEAAAYWMTVDQYIGGIEHACLHLIYARFFTKVLSDLGLLPADMREPFKRLLTQGMVIKDGAKMSKSIGNVVDPDEIIKKFGADTARLFILFAAPPEKDLDWSERGVEGANRFLGRVWRLVEQNLDGLRTASAERAAMDSLTLPAERDMKRIIHSTLDRVTKDIREERQFNTAVARLMELTNALISFAPEDAKGWSIKREGVETLLCCLSPFAPHITEELWHQLGNEDFLSVHRWFEVDKGALVEDSATVVLQINGKVREQFTVSAGLSKEDLLAEVMSREETKKRLEGKEIVKTIAVPGKLVNIVVKG, from the coding sequence CCTTGAAATGTTCCCCTATCCGAGCGGGGCGCTTCACATGGGGCACCTGCGCAATTATTCGATCGGCGATTTGCTGGCAAGGTTCCTGCGTATGCAGGGGCTAAACGTCCTCTATCCGATGGGCTTCGACGCCTTCGGCATGCCGGCGGAGAACGCGGCTATCAAGAATAAGACGGCTCCCTCCGACTGGACCTGGAGCAATATCGAGCATATGACGCAGCAGCTCAAGCACGCGGGCTATAGCTACGACTGGCGCCGCCGCGTTGAGACCTGCAACGTTAACTATTATAGATGGAACCAGTGGCTCTTCCTGCAGTTCTACAAGAAAGGGCTCGTATACCGTAAGCATGCGCCCGTCAACTGGTGCGACAAGTGCCAGACGGTGCTCGCCAACGAGCAGGTCGTCGACGACGGCGTCTGCTGGCGCTGCGGCACTCCGGTCACGAAGCGCGACCTCGACCAGTGGTTCATCCGTATCACGGACTACGCGCAGGAGCTGGTTGACTGCCTCGACGACCTCAAGGGCTGGCCGGAGCGCGTCGTCACGATGCAGCGCAACTGGATAGGCCGCTCCGAGGGCGTTCACTTCGAGATGGATATCGCCGATACTGATCTCAAGCTTGAGGCCTTTACGACGCGCATTGACACGATCTTTGGCGTCACCTTCGTCGCGATGGCCGCGGAACATCCCTATGTGGAGAAGTTCGCGGAGATGGCGGGCGGCGAAAAGGCCGCGGAGATGCGCGCCTTCGCCAAGCGGATGGCCTCGCGCAGCACAATCGAGCGTACCGCCGTCGGCACCGATAAAGAGGGTATGGATACCGGCTTTTTCGCCGTCAACCCCGTCACGGGGGAGAAGTCGCCGATTTGGATCGCCGACTATATCCTCACCGATTACGGTACTGGGGCGATCATGGGCGTTCCCGCGCACGACCAGCGCGACTTCGATTTCGCGCGCAAATATAATATCCCAGTCATCACCGTCGTCCGCCCTGTCGACGAACCGGCTCCCGACGGAGCGACAATGCCCGCGGCGGTGGCCGCCGACGGCGTAGCCTGCAACTCCGGTTTCCTCGACGGCCTGCCCACGGAAGAGGCGATCGCCAGGGCCGCCGAGTGGTTCGAGGAACACGGCAAGGGCAAAAAAGAGGTGCAGTTCCGGCTCCGCGACTGGCTCATTTCGCGCCAGCGTTATTGGGGAACGCCGATCCCGATGGTCTACTGCGACCACTGCGGCATCGTCCCCGTGCCGGAAGAGCAGCTTCCCGTCGAGCTGCCGCTTGACATCGAGATGCCCGCGAACGGCGGCAATCCGCTTGCGCAGCGCCCCGACTGGTACAATACGACCTGCCCTGTCTGCGGCGGTCCGGCGCGCCGTGAAACGGATACGATAGATACATTCTTCTGTTCTTCATGGTATTTTGACCGTTACACCTCCCCCTGGAGCACGGATATGCCATTCGACAAGGAGGCGGCGGCCTACTGGATGACTGTTGACCAGTATATCGGCGGCATCGAGCACGCCTGTCTGCACCTTATTTACGCGCGCTTCTTTACTAAGGTGCTCTCCGACCTCGGCCTTCTGCCCGCCGATATGCGCGAGCCGTTCAAGCGTCTGCTGACGCAGGGCATGGTCATCAAGGACGGAGCCAAGATGTCAAAGTCGATCGGCAACGTCGTCGACCCCGACGAGATAATCAAGAAATTTGGCGCGGATACGGCGCGCCTCTTTATCCTCTTTGCCGCGCCGCCTGAAAAGGACCTCGACTGGTCCGAGCGCGGCGTGGAGGGGGCGAACCGCTTCCTCGGACGTGTCTGGCGTCTTGTCGAGCAGAATCTCGACGGTCTGAGGACCGCCTCCGCTGAACGCGCGGCGATGGATTCCCTGACGCTGCCGGCGGAGCGCGATATGAAGCGCATCATCCACAGCACACTTGACCGGGTCACGAAGGATATCCGCGAAGAGCGGCAGTTCAACACCGCCGTCGCCCGTCTGATGGAGCTGACGAACGCCCTCATCTCCTTCGCGCCGGAGGACGCGAAGGGCTGGAGCATCAAACGCGAGGGCGTCGAGACGCTGCTTTGCTGCCTCTCTCCCTTTGCGCCGCATATCACGGAGGAGCTCTGGCATCAGCTCGGCAACGAGGATTTCCTCTCCGTCCACCGGTGGTTCGAGGTGGATAAGGGCGCGCTTGTCGAGGACAGCGCCACCGTCGTGCTTCAGATAAACGGCAAGGTGCGCGAGCAGTTTACCGTTTCCGCGGGGCTTTCAAAGGAGGACCTGCTCGCCGAGGTGATGTCCCGTGAAGAGACCAAGAAGCGTTTGGAGGGCAAGGAGATCGTCAAGACGATCGCCGTTCCCGGCAAGCTTGTAAATATAGTGGTGAAGGGCTGA
- the holA gene encoding DNA polymerase III subunit delta, giving the protein MPALLLIAASGTAQRRLLEETAAELEKKGYVAAGKQEGGEWSSLLSDNMTGGLFDESRFIIVESAPLFGPFPEKLSSMIDADSSVTLVLVYESEIKSQPAKFIPKDVLAKCRLLKAAEFPRWPRERQIWVANLAKELGVDLAPQGAAMIVELLEDPEEIRAQLKSLGFLKKNSPVTACDVEELCLDDGSRNLLRLLDGLCTGDYAGVLKSLHAMARTGDLIPTLTPIHNRMRLAWYSGLGKDATAFAKALGAKDYAWRMAKQADQRYGHGAVTDFIAALIRMNIEERSGIGSGWQGLETAIIGLMGSAGHTRR; this is encoded by the coding sequence ATGCCGGCTCTCCTCCTGATCGCCGCCTCGGGGACAGCTCAAAGGCGCCTTCTCGAGGAGACCGCCGCCGAGCTTGAAAAAAAAGGATATGTGGCCGCCGGGAAACAGGAGGGAGGGGAGTGGAGCTCCCTCCTCTCCGACAACATGACCGGCGGCCTTTTTGACGAGAGCCGCTTCATCATCGTGGAGTCAGCGCCGCTTTTCGGCCCATTTCCCGAAAAACTTTCCTCTATGATAGACGCCGATTCCTCGGTGACGCTAGTTCTGGTCTATGAGAGCGAGATAAAATCTCAGCCCGCCAAGTTTATACCAAAAGATGTCCTTGCGAAGTGCCGCCTGCTCAAAGCCGCGGAGTTTCCGCGCTGGCCGCGCGAGCGTCAGATATGGGTGGCGAATCTCGCTAAGGAGCTTGGCGTGGACCTCGCGCCGCAGGGCGCGGCGATGATCGTCGAGCTGCTGGAGGACCCGGAGGAGATCCGCGCCCAGCTGAAGAGCCTTGGGTTCCTGAAAAAAAATTCCCCCGTCACCGCCTGTGATGTGGAGGAGCTCTGTCTTGACGACGGAAGCCGAAACCTCCTGCGCCTGCTTGACGGCCTCTGTACCGGGGATTACGCAGGGGTGCTGAAGAGCCTGCACGCGATGGCGCGCACAGGAGACTTGATCCCGACGCTGACGCCGATCCACAACCGCATGCGTCTTGCCTGGTATTCGGGGCTCGGTAAGGACGCCACCGCCTTTGCCAAGGCGCTTGGCGCGAAGGATTACGCTTGGCGCATGGCGAAGCAGGCCGACCAGAGATATGGTCACGGGGCGGTCACGGATTTTATCGCCGCGCTTATCAGGATGAATATAGAGGAAAGAAGCGGGATCGGTTCCGGCTGGCAGGGGCTGGAGACGGCGATAATAGGGCTCATGGGTTCCGCGGGCCATACGCGCCGCTGA